A window of Paraburkholderia bryophila contains these coding sequences:
- a CDS encoding AEC family transporter, with protein sequence MLATLEILLPVFGLIFAGFACRRRGVLGPNSASELNRFVVWLALPALLFDTMARATWQQLYQPAFVATFSIACVAVFLLILALRLMNGRHLADASVDAIAASYPNTGYIGFPLALIAFGPASLTPTTIATILVASVLFAFAIVLIEIGLQTERAPHKLGLKVLRALARNPLIVSPIAGMLLASFHVAMPASAETFLKLLSGAASPCALVSLGLFLAEKRPSEPGARGVALLLTGVKLVVQPALTWWLAARVFGLPPTLVEMAVVLAALPTGTGPFMLAEFYEREAHITSRTILLSTAGSVITLSVLLLLMGHRA encoded by the coding sequence ATGTTAGCCACCCTCGAAATTCTGCTTCCCGTTTTCGGTTTGATTTTCGCGGGCTTCGCATGCCGCCGACGCGGCGTGCTCGGACCGAACTCCGCGTCGGAGCTAAATCGATTCGTGGTCTGGCTCGCGCTGCCGGCGCTGCTGTTCGATACGATGGCGCGCGCCACGTGGCAGCAGTTGTATCAGCCGGCCTTCGTCGCGACCTTCTCGATTGCGTGCGTCGCCGTGTTCCTGCTAATCCTCGCACTGCGTCTGATGAACGGACGGCATCTCGCCGATGCCAGCGTCGATGCGATCGCGGCGTCGTATCCGAACACCGGCTATATCGGCTTTCCTTTAGCGCTGATCGCTTTCGGTCCCGCCAGCCTGACGCCGACCACGATCGCGACGATCCTCGTCGCCAGCGTGCTGTTCGCGTTCGCGATCGTGCTGATCGAAATTGGCCTGCAGACCGAGCGAGCGCCGCACAAGCTGGGTCTGAAAGTGCTGCGCGCGCTAGCGCGCAATCCGCTGATCGTGTCGCCGATCGCGGGCATGCTGCTGGCGAGCTTTCACGTCGCCATGCCGGCCAGCGCGGAGACGTTTCTGAAGTTGCTGAGCGGCGCTGCGAGTCCGTGCGCGCTGGTGAGCCTCGGCTTGTTCCTTGCCGAAAAGCGGCCGTCGGAGCCCGGCGCGCGCGGCGTTGCGCTGCTGCTGACCGGCGTCAAGCTGGTGGTGCAGCCGGCGCTGACCTGGTGGCTCGCGGCGCGGGTCTTCGGGCTGCCGCCCACGCTGGTCGAAATGGCCGTGGTGCTGGCCGCGCTGCCCACCGGCACCGGCCCGTTCATGCTCGCCGAGTTCTACGAACGCGAGGCGCACATCACGTCGCGGACCATTTTGCTGTCCACGGCCGGTTCCGTGATCACGCTGTCGGTGCTGCTGCTGTTGATGGGACACCGCGCCTGA
- a CDS encoding DMT family transporter, which yields MKRSYFLFPFVAILLWAGNVIVSKLSAHTIDPSAITFYRLLLAVALMSLFTLKPAWRNRAAIVPQLPKLAVLGFLAMALFQSLSYEAAKTTTATNMSIITALVPLMTMVASTLLLGEAPTSGMVGGGVLSLVGVVYLITQGKPAMLLDNGAHLGDLLMIFAALAYALYGVLLKRWHVGLPSWQSTYLQALFALLFMLPMLLRLPAAEAVPTRASVPLVLYAGVLASVVLPFLWMQGVKHLGPNRCALFMNVLPIATALIAIAMLGETLHPYHLLGGGTALVGVIVAQMFRRPAAEVAARQ from the coding sequence ATGAAGAGATCGTATTTCCTGTTTCCCTTTGTGGCAATCCTGCTGTGGGCCGGCAACGTGATTGTCTCGAAGCTGTCCGCCCATACCATCGACCCATCGGCGATTACGTTCTACCGCCTGTTGCTGGCGGTCGCGCTGATGAGCCTGTTCACGCTGAAGCCGGCCTGGCGCAACCGCGCGGCGATCGTCCCGCAACTGCCGAAGCTGGCCGTGCTGGGCTTTCTGGCGATGGCGCTGTTCCAGAGTCTCTCGTACGAGGCGGCCAAAACCACCACGGCGACCAACATGTCGATCATCACCGCGCTGGTGCCGCTAATGACGATGGTCGCCAGCACCCTGCTGCTCGGCGAGGCGCCGACTAGCGGCATGGTGGGCGGCGGCGTGCTGTCGCTGGTCGGCGTGGTGTATCTGATCACGCAGGGCAAGCCCGCGATGCTGCTCGACAACGGCGCGCATCTCGGCGATCTGCTGATGATTTTCGCCGCGCTTGCTTACGCGTTGTACGGCGTGCTGCTCAAGCGCTGGCATGTCGGCTTGCCGTCGTGGCAATCCACCTACCTGCAGGCGCTGTTCGCGCTGCTGTTCATGCTGCCGATGCTGTTGCGCCTGCCCGCCGCCGAAGCCGTGCCGACCCGCGCGAGCGTGCCGCTGGTTCTGTACGCGGGCGTGCTGGCTTCGGTGGTGCTGCCGTTTCTGTGGATGCAGGGCGTCAAGCATCTTGGTCCGAATCGCTGCGCGCTATTCATGAACGTGCTGCCCATCGCGACCGCGCTGATTGCTATTGCGATGCTCGGTGAAACTCTGCATCCGTATCATCTGCTCGGTGGCGGTACTGCGCTCGTCGGCGTGATCGTCGCGCAGATGTTCCGGCGGCCTGCTGCGGAAGTGGCGGCACGGCAGTAA
- the thrS gene encoding threonine--tRNA ligase translates to MNDIDHRVLGNKLDLFHQQEEGAGMVFWHPRGWELYRVLEDYVRVRMRRAGFREIRTPQLLARSLWEKSGHWEKFGAAMYSLADAEEGRALCLKPMSCPCHVQVFNQRVRSYRELPVRYSEFGACHRDEPSGSLEGLKRTRAFVQDDAHVFCAESHIEGEVGRFCSLLRAVYADLGFPDFKVALATRPASRSGSEATWDHAESALANAARAAGLEFDLLEGEGAFYGPKLEFHLMDSRGRSWQCGTIQLDFVLPERLDAEFVNERNERERPVMIHHAVLGSMERFIAMLLEHHEGWLPVWLAPEQVVVATISDANAPYAQEVLQALDDAGIRALVDSRPERLEKKIVDAREKQVPLLVVVGSRDERDRTISIRQRDGQQATVSLEDGVERLKLAAQPPAMPSRS, encoded by the coding sequence GTGAACGACATCGACCATCGTGTTTTAGGCAATAAACTCGACCTGTTCCATCAGCAGGAAGAAGGCGCCGGGATGGTTTTCTGGCATCCGCGTGGCTGGGAGTTGTATCGCGTGCTGGAAGATTATGTGCGCGTCCGCATGCGCCGCGCCGGCTTTCGCGAGATTCGTACGCCGCAATTGCTGGCGCGTTCGCTGTGGGAAAAAAGCGGCCATTGGGAGAAGTTCGGCGCGGCAATGTATTCGCTGGCCGACGCGGAAGAAGGGCGCGCGCTGTGTCTGAAACCCATGAGTTGTCCGTGCCACGTGCAGGTGTTCAATCAGCGCGTGCGTTCTTATCGCGAGTTGCCGGTTCGGTATAGCGAGTTCGGCGCGTGTCATCGCGATGAACCGTCAGGCTCGCTCGAAGGCTTGAAGCGCACGCGCGCGTTCGTGCAGGACGACGCGCATGTGTTCTGCGCGGAGTCGCATATCGAGGGGGAAGTGGGACGCTTCTGCTCGCTGTTGCGCGCGGTGTACGCGGACCTCGGTTTTCCCGACTTCAAGGTCGCGCTCGCCACGCGGCCGGCGTCGCGCTCGGGCAGCGAAGCCACGTGGGATCACGCGGAAAGCGCGTTGGCGAATGCCGCGCGCGCGGCAGGTCTAGAGTTCGATCTGCTCGAAGGCGAGGGCGCTTTTTACGGGCCCAAACTGGAGTTTCATCTCATGGACAGTCGCGGGCGAAGTTGGCAATGCGGCACGATCCAGCTCGACTTCGTGTTGCCTGAGCGGCTCGACGCGGAGTTCGTCAACGAGCGCAATGAACGCGAGCGGCCGGTGATGATTCACCACGCCGTGCTGGGCAGCATGGAGCGATTTATCGCGATGCTGCTCGAACATCATGAGGGATGGTTGCCTGTGTGGCTCGCGCCGGAGCAGGTTGTCGTCGCCACGATCAGCGACGCGAATGCGCCTTATGCGCAGGAGGTTCTGCAAGCGCTCGATGACGCGGGCATTCGGGCGCTGGTCGACAGCCGGCCCGAGCGGCTGGAGAAGAAGATCGTCGACGCACGCGAAAAGCAGGTGCCGCTTCTGGTGGTCGTCGGTTCGCGCGACGAGCGTGATCGGACGATCAGCATCCGTCAGCGCGACGGACAGCAAGCGACAGTGTCGCTGGAGGACGGTGTCGAGCGGCTGAAGCTCGCCGCGCAGCCACCGGCGATGCCATCGAGAAGCTGA
- a CDS encoding GNAT family N-acetyltransferase gives MTIHIRRAHAADAALILRFITELAVYEKAEHEVIASVEDVETSLFSATATAKALICEMDGEPIGFCVYFHSYSTWLGKHGLYLEDLYVSPAARGSGAGKRMLRHLAQIACESGCGRFEWSVLDWNEPAIGFYEAIGASAQSEWVRYRLAGDALKAFAEGVE, from the coding sequence TTGACCATTCACATTCGCCGCGCACACGCAGCCGACGCCGCGTTGATTCTTCGCTTCATCACCGAACTCGCGGTGTACGAGAAGGCGGAGCATGAAGTCATCGCTTCCGTCGAAGACGTCGAAACGAGCCTGTTTTCCGCGACCGCCACCGCGAAAGCGTTGATCTGCGAAATGGACGGCGAGCCCATCGGCTTTTGCGTCTATTTTCATTCGTATTCCACCTGGCTCGGCAAACACGGGCTTTATCTGGAAGACCTGTATGTGTCGCCGGCCGCACGCGGCAGCGGCGCGGGCAAACGGATGCTGCGCCACCTCGCGCAGATCGCCTGCGAAAGCGGCTGCGGGCGCTTCGAATGGAGCGTGCTCGACTGGAACGAACCGGCAATCGGCTTTTACGAAGCGATCGGCGCAAGCGCGCAAAGCGAGTGGGTGCGTTACCGGTTGGCGGGCGACGCGCTCAAGGCGTTTGCCGAGGGGGTGGAGTAA
- a CDS encoding GNAT family N-acetyltransferase, translated as MEPRHNEFEQPIGVPVLDWKGAEAPGRAPLTGRYCRIEPVDVERHAADLYDAYSSAADARDWTYLNVGPFESLAAYREHLTRMAASPDPLHHTVIDLATGKAVGTLALMRIDRVNGVIEVGHVTYSPRLKQTRIATDAMFLVMTQVFDGLGYRRFEWKCDSLNAPSRAAALRYGFTFEGIFRQAIVYHQRNRDTAWFSVIDGEWPALRASYARWLDAGNFDAQGKQIERLAHLIAQQRAA; from the coding sequence ATGGAACCCAGACACAACGAGTTCGAGCAGCCGATCGGCGTGCCCGTGCTGGACTGGAAAGGCGCCGAGGCACCCGGCCGCGCGCCGCTGACGGGCCGCTATTGCCGGATCGAACCGGTGGACGTGGAGCGTCATGCCGCGGACCTGTACGACGCGTACAGCTCGGCCGCCGATGCGCGCGACTGGACCTATCTGAACGTGGGTCCGTTCGAGAGTCTCGCCGCTTATCGCGAGCATTTGACGCGCATGGCCGCGTCGCCGGATCCGCTGCACCACACGGTGATCGATCTCGCGACCGGCAAGGCGGTCGGCACGCTGGCGCTCATGCGAATCGACCGGGTGAACGGCGTGATCGAGGTGGGGCATGTCACGTATTCGCCGCGTCTGAAGCAGACGCGCATTGCCACCGACGCCATGTTCCTGGTGATGACGCAGGTTTTCGACGGGCTGGGTTATCGCCGCTTCGAATGGAAGTGCGACTCGTTGAACGCGCCGTCACGCGCCGCCGCGTTGCGTTACGGCTTTACGTTCGAAGGGATCTTCCGGCAGGCGATCGTGTATCACCAGCGCAATCGCGACACCGCGTGGTTTTCGGTGATCGACGGTGAATGGCCCGCGCTGCGTGCGAGCTATGCACGCTGGCTCGACGCCGGCAATTTCGATGCGCAGGGTAAGCAGATCGAGCGGCTGGCGCATCTGATCGCGCAACAGCGGGCGGCTTAA
- a CDS encoding GNAT family N-acetyltransferase, translating to MPTQPTLTTDRLTLTPHTPNDFLDSYAMWSDSEVIRYIGGKPFTREEVWARLLRYAGHWAMLGYGYWVVREKQSGRFVGEVGLADYHREIEPSLLGTPEIGWALNPALHGRGYATEAVRAALGWADAQWPDKETVCLIAPENLPSLSVARKCGYRERLRTPYKGSPTIVLRRAPNTG from the coding sequence ATGCCCACCCAGCCCACCCTCACCACCGACCGCCTGACCCTAACCCCGCACACCCCCAACGACTTCCTCGACAGCTACGCGATGTGGTCCGATTCCGAGGTGATCCGCTACATCGGCGGCAAGCCCTTCACGCGCGAAGAAGTCTGGGCGCGTCTGCTGCGTTACGCCGGGCATTGGGCGATGCTGGGATACGGCTACTGGGTGGTGCGGGAAAAGCAGAGCGGCCGCTTTGTCGGCGAAGTCGGCCTGGCCGACTATCACCGTGAGATCGAACCGTCGTTGCTGGGCACGCCTGAAATTGGCTGGGCGTTGAACCCGGCGCTACATGGCCGCGGTTATGCGACCGAAGCCGTGCGCGCCGCGCTCGGTTGGGCCGATGCGCAATGGCCGGACAAGGAGACCGTGTGCCTGATCGCACCGGAAAACCTGCCGTCGCTGAGTGTCGCGCGTAAGTGCGGCTACCGCGAACGGCTGCGCACGCCCTACAAAGGGAGTCCGACCATCGTCCTGCGTCGCGCGCCGAACACGGGTTAA
- the pdxR gene encoding MocR-like pyridoxine biosynthesis transcription factor PdxR, producing MMEIIGPLANPAAATAASAADKPPPLQKQLIERLQQAILAGRLPAGSLLPSSRLLAAEMGVSRNTVVIAYEHLVATGYVVADKKGTRVSPLSSPAARGEPAAPSAAPEVAYAARVGQFAATRTHADNTFPMTPGTPALDRFPLSAWRRALERSLERALPFTLGYGAPAGEPALRDAIAGHLRIARGVRCDGSQVVITEGAQEALNLCVRLLTNPGDVAWVEDPGYRGAKAAFNVGDLTTLPMPVDAEGIAVPADAWRAHPPKLIYTSPAHQYPTGAVLSVARRLELIAQARRCGAWLIEDDYDGEFRHTGEPIASMQGLVADAPVLYVGSFSKTMFPALRIGFVVLPRVIVEESAVALQEMLRGGHRLEQMALAHFIESGEFGRHLGRMRRVYRERQQALRDALTVHFAPAQILGGNCGMHLTLRLPPTIDDRALAARAVAEGLNPRALSGFALQPDEQTNGLVIGYGSTPAEQLAAAAHVLATLARELEGKPASGATGRPKSSPASSPTSKPTSKAKKAIAPQSDV from the coding sequence ATGATGGAAATCATTGGTCCGCTCGCCAACCCGGCTGCGGCGACTGCCGCGAGCGCCGCCGACAAACCCCCACCGCTGCAAAAACAGCTGATCGAACGTTTGCAGCAGGCGATTCTCGCCGGACGATTGCCGGCGGGTTCGCTGCTGCCTTCGTCGCGTCTGCTGGCGGCGGAGATGGGCGTGTCGCGCAACACAGTCGTGATCGCGTATGAACATCTGGTCGCGACCGGTTACGTGGTGGCCGACAAGAAGGGCACCCGCGTGAGCCCACTGTCCAGCCCGGCAGCGCGCGGCGAGCCGGCGGCGCCGTCCGCTGCGCCCGAGGTGGCTTACGCGGCGCGCGTCGGCCAGTTCGCGGCCACCCGCACCCACGCCGACAACACGTTTCCGATGACGCCCGGCACGCCCGCGCTGGACCGCTTCCCGCTGAGCGCCTGGCGGCGCGCGCTCGAACGGTCGCTGGAGCGCGCGTTGCCCTTCACGCTCGGCTACGGCGCGCCGGCCGGCGAACCGGCGCTGCGCGACGCGATCGCCGGCCATTTGCGTATCGCGCGCGGCGTGCGTTGCGACGGCTCGCAGGTGGTGATCACCGAGGGCGCGCAGGAGGCGCTGAACCTGTGCGTCCGGCTGCTGACCAATCCCGGCGACGTCGCGTGGGTCGAGGACCCCGGTTATCGCGGCGCGAAGGCCGCCTTCAACGTCGGCGATCTGACCACGCTGCCCATGCCGGTCGACGCCGAAGGCATTGCCGTGCCCGCCGACGCGTGGCGCGCGCATCCGCCGAAGCTGATCTACACGTCGCCCGCGCATCAGTATCCGACGGGGGCGGTGTTGTCGGTGGCGCGTCGTCTGGAGTTGATCGCGCAGGCGCGCCGCTGTGGCGCGTGGCTGATCGAGGACGACTACGACGGCGAGTTCCGCCACACCGGCGAGCCGATCGCCAGCATGCAGGGTCTCGTCGCCGACGCGCCGGTGCTGTACGTCGGCTCATTCAGCAAGACCATGTTCCCGGCGCTGCGCATCGGTTTCGTGGTGCTGCCGCGTGTGATCGTCGAGGAATCGGCGGTGGCGCTGCAGGAGATGCTGCGCGGCGGGCATCGGCTGGAGCAGATGGCGCTGGCGCATTTCATCGAAAGTGGCGAGTTCGGGCGGCATCTGGGGCGGATGCGGCGGGTGTACCGCGAGCGTCAGCAGGCGTTGCGCGACGCGCTCACGGTCCACTTCGCGCCGGCGCAGATTCTGGGCGGCAACTGCGGCATGCATTTGACGCTGCGCTTGCCGCCGACCATCGACGACCGCGCGTTAGCCGCGCGGGCCGTCGCCGAAGGGCTCAATCCGCGCGCGCTGTCCGGGTTCGCGTTGCAGCCCGATGAGCAGACGAATGGGCTCGTGATCGGCTACGGCAGTACGCCGGCGGAGCAACTGGCGGCCGCCGCTCACGTGCTGGCCACGCTGGCGCGCGAGCTGGAGGGCAAGCCGGCAAGCGGGGCGACAGGTAGGCCCAAAAGCAGCCCAGCAAGCAGCCCAACAAGCAAGCCAACCAGCAAAGCAAAAAAAGCAATCGCCCCCCAGTCTGACGTGTAA
- a CDS encoding AraC family transcriptional regulator, translating to MPVSAMAAWYPHGTLIEAHRHRRAQLLYAIEGVMMIESATGSWVVPPTRGVWLEPGVDHSVQMSGDVKMRTVFVEPGAAAHLPTRSCVVEVHALLRELILAAIDVPQDYTAGSRDDHLMQLLLAELNAVPLLPLYLPWPTDARLRAVCDSVLAAPDDNRTIGAWANTLDVSEKTFHRWFQRETGITFGRWRQQARLLLALKRLAHGEKIIAVAMDHGYTSQSAFAAMFKRHFGVVPSAFYA from the coding sequence ATGCCGGTTTCGGCCATGGCCGCGTGGTATCCGCACGGCACGCTGATCGAGGCGCATCGGCATCGGCGCGCGCAACTGCTGTATGCGATCGAAGGCGTCATGATGATCGAGTCCGCCACGGGCTCGTGGGTCGTGCCGCCCACGCGCGGCGTGTGGCTCGAACCGGGCGTCGACCATTCGGTGCAGATGAGCGGCGACGTGAAGATGCGCACAGTGTTCGTCGAACCCGGCGCGGCCGCGCATTTGCCCACGCGCAGTTGCGTGGTCGAAGTGCATGCGTTGCTGCGCGAGCTGATCCTCGCGGCGATCGACGTGCCACAGGACTACACCGCCGGTTCGCGCGACGATCATCTGATGCAGTTGCTGCTGGCGGAGTTGAACGCGGTACCGTTGCTGCCGCTGTATCTGCCGTGGCCGACCGATGCCCGTTTGCGCGCGGTGTGCGACAGCGTGCTTGCGGCGCCCGACGACAATCGCACCATCGGCGCATGGGCGAATACGCTGGATGTATCGGAGAAAACGTTTCATCGCTGGTTCCAGCGTGAAACCGGGATTACGTTCGGGCGCTGGCGGCAGCAGGCGCGCTTACTCCTGGCGTTGAAACGGCTCGCGCATGGCGAAAAGATCATTGCGGTCGCAATGGACCATGGCTATACGAGCCAAAGCGCGTTCGCGGCGATGTTCAAGCGACATTTCGGCGTGGTGCCGTCGGCGTTTTACGCGTAG
- a CDS encoding LysR family transcriptional regulator codes for MIDFKPLRYFVTLAETRHFGRAAARLNLSQPPLSRQLAALEANLGVVLIERSPRSVTLTAAGERFYADAKAILASLDQAVNNAQAAAHGDAGKLAIGFTMCAAYSVVPGYARVFGAAFPDVALNLREVVSNDLAAQVLAGQIDAAIMFPNLPDKGLATRTILSEPLCVALSRGHPRARARRLKIAQLAGEPFVLASSEVAPGLRAAILDHCRSGGFEPDIRFEVQLQQTVLSLVDEGVGVALVPASMRKAQLAGVVFRPLIDAPLIEQVLAWSPANRNPCLARFLELA; via the coding sequence GTGATCGATTTCAAGCCGCTACGCTACTTCGTGACGCTGGCCGAGACGCGCCATTTTGGCCGTGCCGCGGCGCGTCTGAATCTGTCGCAACCGCCGTTGAGCCGGCAACTGGCGGCGCTGGAGGCGAACCTCGGTGTCGTGCTGATTGAGCGCAGTCCGCGCAGCGTGACATTGACCGCGGCGGGCGAGCGCTTTTACGCAGACGCGAAGGCGATTCTCGCTTCGCTCGATCAGGCGGTGAACAACGCGCAAGCGGCGGCGCATGGCGACGCCGGCAAGCTCGCGATCGGCTTCACGATGTGCGCGGCGTACAGCGTCGTGCCGGGTTATGCACGCGTGTTCGGCGCGGCGTTTCCCGACGTGGCGTTGAATCTGCGCGAAGTCGTATCGAACGATCTGGCCGCGCAGGTGCTGGCCGGACAGATCGACGCGGCCATCATGTTTCCGAACCTGCCGGACAAAGGGCTGGCCACGCGCACGATCCTGAGCGAACCGTTGTGCGTTGCGCTGTCGCGCGGGCATCCACGGGCGCGTGCCCGACGGCTGAAGATTGCGCAACTGGCGGGGGAACCGTTCGTGCTCGCTTCATCGGAAGTCGCGCCCGGTTTGCGTGCGGCGATTCTCGACCATTGCCGGTCGGGCGGTTTCGAACCGGATATCCGCTTCGAAGTGCAGTTGCAGCAGACCGTGCTGAGTCTCGTCGATGAAGGCGTGGGCGTGGCCCTGGTGCCGGCTTCGATGCGCAAGGCGCAACTCGCGGGCGTGGTGTTCCGGCCGTTGATCGATGCGCCCTTGATCGAGCAGGTGCTGGCGTGGTCGCCGGCGAATCGCAATCCGTGTCTGGCGCGTTTTCTCGAGTTGGCGTGA
- a CDS encoding quinone oxidoreductase family protein, with amino-acid sequence MKAIQFKSFGNPEVLEHTDLPALHADADNVVVQVKAASVNPSDVKNVSGHFEHTVLPRTPGRDFSGVVVEGPEAWIGAEVWGTGGDIGFTRDGTHAEFIKIPVTALSRKPKTLSHAEASAIGVNFVVAWLGTVEYAHLQAGETIAVIGAGGGVGGAVVQIAKARGARVIGVDRHPLDPETPAGRLIDDYVPFDDQAAERVRALTGGAGADVVYDTVGGVAFETALSLVKRRGRVLEISGTGKRRVEFDLIDFYHNETQLLGVDSAKLGVAESAPLMTALVEGFESGQLTGPAIAQTFPLAQAREAYAAVAGGTRGRVVITM; translated from the coding sequence ATGAAAGCCATTCAATTCAAGTCCTTCGGCAATCCGGAAGTGCTCGAACACACCGATCTGCCCGCCTTGCATGCCGATGCGGACAACGTGGTCGTGCAGGTCAAGGCCGCCTCGGTGAACCCGAGCGACGTCAAGAACGTCTCCGGTCATTTCGAACACACGGTGTTGCCGCGCACGCCGGGGCGCGACTTCAGCGGCGTGGTGGTGGAGGGCCCAGAGGCCTGGATCGGCGCCGAGGTCTGGGGCACCGGCGGCGATATCGGCTTCACCCGCGACGGCACGCATGCCGAGTTCATCAAGATTCCGGTTACCGCGTTGTCGCGCAAGCCCAAAACGCTGAGCCACGCGGAAGCTTCCGCGATCGGCGTGAATTTCGTGGTCGCGTGGCTCGGCACCGTCGAGTATGCGCATCTGCAGGCGGGCGAAACCATTGCGGTGATCGGCGCGGGCGGCGGCGTCGGCGGTGCGGTGGTGCAGATCGCGAAGGCGCGCGGTGCGCGTGTCATTGGGGTGGATCGTCATCCGCTGGATCCGGAAACCCCCGCAGGCCGTCTGATCGATGACTACGTGCCGTTCGACGACCAGGCCGCCGAACGCGTGCGCGCATTGACCGGCGGCGCAGGCGCGGACGTGGTGTACGACACCGTGGGCGGCGTAGCGTTCGAGACCGCGCTGAGCCTCGTCAAACGTCGCGGCCGGGTGCTCGAAATCAGCGGCACGGGCAAGCGTCGCGTGGAGTTCGATCTGATCGATTTCTATCACAACGAGACACAACTGCTCGGTGTGGATAGCGCCAAACTCGGCGTCGCGGAATCGGCGCCGTTGATGACGGCGTTGGTCGAAGGCTTCGAAAGCGGCCAGTTGACCGGCCCGGCCATCGCGCAGACTTTCCCGCTCGCCCAGGCGCGCGAAGCCTATGCCGCCGTGGCCGGCGGCACACGCGGCCGGGTCGTCATCACGATGTAA
- a CDS encoding VC0807 family protein: MNPRLRYLSALVINVALPWLAYRLAFPHWGQLGALAASALPLIAWMSWDLLHRRHFDALSALVLVGIALSILAAAFGSSPKIRALEDPMVLAMIGALFLVSLALRRPLVFYLARSTMMREGHRDAENFEKHWRERPTLAAYIRLMTLVWGLGMIGENMVRTLIVWQWPNDPHSALASEAVRYGVYAALTAWTFWCRQRIRQDALRYADNAVTPATPPLANS; encoded by the coding sequence ATGAACCCCCGCCTACGCTACCTCAGCGCCCTCGTGATCAACGTCGCCTTACCCTGGCTCGCCTACCGGCTCGCGTTCCCGCACTGGGGCCAACTCGGCGCGCTGGCCGCGTCGGCGCTGCCGTTGATCGCGTGGATGAGTTGGGACTTGCTGCACCGTCGTCATTTCGACGCGCTCAGCGCGCTCGTGCTAGTGGGCATTGCGCTGTCGATTCTCGCTGCCGCTTTCGGCAGCAGCCCAAAAATACGCGCGCTCGAAGACCCCATGGTGCTAGCCATGATCGGCGCGTTGTTTCTCGTATCGCTCGCGCTGCGGCGGCCGTTGGTGTTCTATCTCGCCCGCTCGACGATGATGCGCGAAGGTCACCGCGACGCCGAGAACTTTGAAAAGCATTGGCGCGAGCGCCCCACGCTCGCCGCGTATATCCGCCTGATGACGCTCGTCTGGGGCCTCGGCATGATCGGCGAGAACATGGTGCGCACGCTGATCGTCTGGCAATGGCCGAACGATCCACACTCGGCGCTGGCTTCGGAAGCGGTGCGCTACGGCGTCTATGCCGCGCTAACGGCGTGGACCTTCTGGTGCCGCCAGCGCATCAGGCAAGATGCGCTGCGCTACGCGGACAACGCCGTCACCCCAGCCACGCCGCCGCTCGCCAACTCATAA
- a CDS encoding AraC family transcriptional regulator, translated as MPKARPPELRDAAGAGALARHYPRGLRIEPHSHTWAQVLYAMSGVMWVEVGREALVVPPQRAVWLPGGTPHSIHMMSDVEMRNLYFHERNVGHLSRRSDVFEVNGLLRELITSIAEYERTQTGDEAYLEAAYRLAVLELGRAPRSSLRIALPDASDRRLEALCRAVIANPSIAISFEQHAASVGASVRTLARLFTRELGVGFAEWRRQVQLAVAVSGLAEGRSVSSIARELGFQPSSFSDMFRRELGAPPTGFDPGGTLGEAAAASVAAVEPEQAKSGRG; from the coding sequence GTGCCCAAAGCCCGCCCTCCTGAACTCCGCGACGCCGCCGGCGCCGGCGCGCTCGCGCGTCACTACCCGCGCGGGCTGCGCATCGAGCCGCACTCGCACACGTGGGCGCAAGTGCTGTATGCGATGTCGGGCGTGATGTGGGTCGAAGTCGGCCGGGAGGCGCTGGTCGTGCCGCCGCAACGCGCGGTCTGGCTGCCGGGCGGCACGCCACATTCCATTCACATGATGAGCGACGTAGAGATGCGCAACCTCTACTTCCACGAGCGCAACGTCGGCCATTTGAGCCGCCGCAGCGACGTGTTCGAAGTGAACGGTCTGCTGCGCGAGCTGATCACGTCGATCGCGGAATACGAGCGCACGCAAACGGGCGACGAGGCCTATCTCGAAGCCGCCTATCGTCTCGCCGTGCTGGAGTTGGGACGCGCGCCGCGTTCGTCGCTGCGCATCGCGCTGCCCGATGCCTCGGACCGGCGTCTCGAAGCGCTCTGCCGCGCGGTGATCGCGAACCCGTCGATCGCGATCAGCTTCGAGCAGCATGCGGCGTCGGTCGGCGCGAGCGTGCGGACCCTGGCGCGGCTCTTCACGCGTGAACTGGGCGTGGGATTCGCCGAATGGCGACGTCAAGTGCAACTGGCCGTCGCCGTTTCCGGGCTCGCCGAAGGACGTTCGGTGAGCAGCATCGCCCGTGAGCTTGGTTTCCAGCCGAGCAGCTTCAGCGACATGTTCCGACGCGAGTTGGGCGCGCCGCCTACGGGCTTCGATCCGGGCGGCACGCTGGGAGAAGCAGCGGCGGCTTCGGTAGCGGCGGTGGAGCCCGAGCAGGCGAAATCCGGCCGAGGCTGA